A part of Penaeus chinensis breed Huanghai No. 1 chromosome 6, ASM1920278v2, whole genome shotgun sequence genomic DNA contains:
- the LOC125026184 gene encoding prosaposin-like codes for MKLPGFGLALLLAACVVHSEATLLGSRKCTFGPSYWCHSIQNAKECNAVNHCIQTIWENLALPEDNDDICTLCKNMVKEARDQLLSNETQEEIREVFDGSCRLIPIKLISDECVDIANDFIPELIDTLASQMNPQLVCATAGLCNSARVDKLISENQAALQGFNPNAVKHSGEHPQPGDCESCRDFIARTIRLVKTHSRTELMDRLIAICGRFGSLSDGCSALVEANFDDIYNFLTDQLTPEDFCDLVEMCENRMHQSGQYTRPALSHSGDEPCDFCEAIVQHWRDVLTANTTEEEFKEILDGLCHQSGKFSKNCLALVDEYYQILYSFLMSEIHPKEICEAVGLCGANSVFNGEHPAWTVLDVSQRISQTPLRPSLMVGQHLIGGDESSAIRFENENQGSNLPRVKLSKSGIGVSNAGRNGMLAAPVGKGHVGDDNKCVMCEFALHFLQNMLEQKDTRKDIEDAVERLCSMMPHSLAEECEDYVDAYGDQVIELLAQEIDPSQICPMLHLCPSEGESEEAVQVTSEKPDVSCVVCEYALTQLEDMLEDNRTEAGIESALERLCNLLPKSARKECDMFVEMYTDQVIQMLLNNLSPDEICTNLGLCKQTESALPVLDASHQLPVSRMFVPSVSSQTTNDFEMAQSAACVLCEFAMVQVDDLLSENATEDEIIEVVDFLCAHMPGVLADDCIGFVEQYADAIIKLLVHELSPKTVCQQIKLCKPPSFESMRALINMRMDKCQVCEGVVNYIDKKLKDGDATTTIDTILEEVCRLFPNNAKDTCRSMIEVYGPYVVNLLAELGDSKHVCQAIKFCPHHTSEPLLGAEKCTWGPSYWCQTKMHATACKATVHCETKVWKGVVPAI; via the exons ATGAAGCTGCCTGGCTTTGGGTTGGCTCTCCTCCTGGCAG CATGTGTTGTGCACAGTGAAGCTACCTTGTTAGGATCCAGGAAGTGCACATTTGGTCCCAGTTACTGGTGCCACTCTATTCA AAATGCTAAGGAGTGCAATGCAGTTAATCACTGTATTCAGACGATATGGGAAAACCTGGCATTGCCTGAAGACAACGATGACATTTGCACCTTGTGTAAGAACATGGTGAAGGAGGCCAGAGACCAACTTCTCAGTAATGAAACCCAG GAAGAGATTCGTGAGGTGTTTGATGGGTCATGCCGTCTCATCCCCATTAAGTTGATCTCTGACGAATGTGTTGATATTGCCAACGACTTCATTCCCGAATTGATTGACACACTGGCATCACAGATGAACCCCCAGTTGGTCTGTGCCACTGCAGGCCTTTGCAACTCTGCCAGAGTTGACAAACTCATCAGTGAAAATCAG GCTGCTCTTCAAGGATTCAACCCTAATGCAGTAAAGCACTCTGGGGAACACCCACAACCAGGAGATTGTGAATCTTGCAGGGACTTCATTGCACGAACCATCCGCCTTGTCAAGACCCACTCACGAACTGAG CTCATGGACAGATTGATAGCCATATGTGGACGTTTTGGATCTCTCTCGGATGGCTGCAGTGCTTTGGTTGAAGCGAACTTTGATGATATTTACAATTTCTTAACAGATCAGCTGACACCAGAAGACTTCTGTGACCTAGTTG AAATGTGTGAAAACAGAATGCACCAGAGTGGACAGTACACTCGTCCTGCACTTTCGCACTCTGGTGATGAACCTTGTGACTTCTGTGAAGCAATTGTGCAACACTGGAGGGACGTTCTCACAGCAAATACCACTGAAGAAGAATTCAAAGAG ATCCTAGATGGCTTGTGTCATCAGTCTGGCAAGTTCAGCAAGAACTGCCTTGCTTTGGTAGATGAATATTACCAGATTTTGTACAGCTTCCTGATGTCTGAAATTCACCCCAAGGAAATCTGTGAAGCAGTAGGACTTTGTGGTGCCAATTCAGTTTTCAATGGAGAG CATCCAGCTTGGACAGTGCTTGATGTAAGCCAGAGAATTTCACAAACTCCTCTTAGGCCATCATTGATGGTTGGGCAGCACTTGATTGGTGGTGATGAGAGCAGTGCCATCAGATTTGAGAATGAAAACCAAGGTTCAAATTTGCCACGTGTGAAGCTATCAAAAAGTGGCATTG GTGTGTCGAATGCTGGTAGGAATGGGATGTTGGCTGCACCTGTTGGAAAGGGACACGTTGGGGATGACAACAAGTGTGTGATGTGCGAATTTGCTCTTCATTTCCTGCAGAATATGCTTGAGCAGAAGGATACTCGT AAGGACATTGAAGATGCTGTTGAGAGGCTGTGCTCCATGATGCCCCATTCACTGGCAGAGGAGTGTGAGGACTATGTAGATGCCTATGGTGACCAAGTTATTGAGTTGCTGGCTCAAGAGATTGACCCATCCCAG ATCTGTCCAATGCTGCATCTCTGCCCATCTGAGGGAGAGTCAGAGGAGGCAGTGCAGGTCACATCTGAAAAACCTGATGTatcttgtgttgtgtgtgagtatgctttGACCCAGCTGGAGGACATGCTTGAAGATAACAGAACTGAA GCAGGCATTGAGAGTGCTCTTGAAAGGTTGTGTAACCTTTTGCCCAAGTCAGCACGTAAAGAATGTGATATGTTTGTTGAAATGTACACTGATCAGGTCATACAGATGTTGCTCAACAACTTGTCCCCAGATGAAATCTGCACTAACCTGGGACTGTGTAAGCAAACAG AAAGTGCATTGCCTGTGCTTGATGCCTCTCACCAGTTGCCTGTGTCTCGCATGTTTGTTCCATCTGTATCATCAC AAACAACAAACGACTTCGAGATGGCACAGTCTGCagcatgtgtgttgtgtgaattTGCCATGGTTCAAGTTGATGACTTGCTCTCAGAAAATGCTACTGAG GATGAAATAATTGAAGTTGTGGACTTCCTTTGTGCTCATATGCCAGGTGTTCTTGCTGATGATTGTATTGGCTTTGTTGAACAGTATGCTGATGCTATCATTAAGTTATTGGTTCATGAACTTAGTCCAAAGACTGTTTGCCAACAGATCAAGCTCTGCAAACCTCCATCATTTGAAA GTATGAGAGCCCTTATTAATATGAGAATGGACAAATGCCAAGTTTGTGAAGGAGTTGTTAACTACATTGACAAGAAGCTAAAGGATGGAGATGCAACGACCACCATTGACACTATTCTTGAAGAAGTTTGTCGACTCTTCCCCAATAATGCAAAGGACACG TGCCGCAGCATGATCGAAGTTTATGGGCCCTATGTAGTGAACCTCCTTGCTGAACTAGGGGACTCAAAACACGTGTGCCAGGCCATAAAGTTCTGCCCCCACCACACTTCAGAACCACTCCTGGGGGCTGAAAAGTGCACTTGGGGTCCATCTTATTGGTGCCAGACCAAGATGCATGCAACAGCCTGTAAG